The following nucleotide sequence is from Mytilus edulis chromosome 13, xbMytEdul2.2, whole genome shotgun sequence.
tataaggcatgaagatgttattgttacagatcagctaaattatctatagtaaaggatcctacaaattaatgtaatatacagtcacagaaaataattatatttataagtacgtctgagtcagtgacaactatGTTGATTTCcgaataaaattgtcaatatgtaTCATCCTGACTTTGTCCCGCGGGTACAACAAGATATTTGTCATAGTGGTAAGACAGGTAATTAGGATAGTAGATGAATGAAGCATGAGTTTTCATATACAGATAAGATTTTTATACACTTATTGGATTTGACGACGTCGTAGCATTAACCTTAAGGTATTCTTTTTGAGGTTTAGTCCTTTGACTGGCATAACCGTAGAATGAATcctttattattttacaattgtgTTTCTAATTTATGGACTTTGGCTAACAGTATCTCGGCTCCTTGGTGAGACCATTTCAAAGTGTTATCATCACTGTTCATGCCGCTGATATGGCTAGCAAGAATATATAAGAAAACGGAACAAACACAGGATCGTTTACCttgacaattttgtttgtttgtatagaaTATTAAGGTAACAATACAATTTGGATATTTCATGACACACAGCACATACAATGTTTGGGGTTAAATTATATCAGAATGATGGGTGTCTTTGTCTCAGTCTGCTTCTATGTCGTGTGTTCAATCAATTACAAACGTCGTAGAATACTGAATCATATAAAAcgtatattttctttttcatgatTAGCTCTTTTAGACTGTGAACTGAAATAATTATCTTCTCCATCAAAATATACATCTTAATCGAAACCTTACATACAGGATTACTCGATTTAAAACACGTATCTATATCAAAATTCACAAGAAAGTTTAAACATACTTAATAGTTATTAaaagtacaaggattataattttatacgccagacgcgcgtttcatctacataagactcatcagtgacgctcagatcaaaatagttaaaaagccaaataaatacaaagttgaagagcattgaggataagaaattcctaaaagttgtgccaaatatggctaaggtaatctactcctggggtaagaaaatcctaagtttttcgaaaaattcaaaacgtaggACAACCAAATAAATGCTGCCATCAAAGAAAACTAAAACTGCATTGCCCTttattatatcatatacaaacatttattaatCTCTGCAAAatggttgaaaataaaacaagaacaaTAGTTAACAAATAACATGTCACGTGAGATGCTTTAGATTTTGATTTAGATTCTGAACAGAAAGCATCTGTATATTCTTCTGTTACGTCCTCCCAGTATTGTCTGGCAAGAGATGTACATGTTCCTTGGACAGCTACTAACATACAGTCATGCCATACCGTCACTATCCTGAAACAAAGAATAAAAGTATGCAGTTCTGACATAACGGTATTATCCTGAAACGAAATAAAAACATGCAGTTCTGACTTAATGACTATCCTGAAACGATTCTATCCTGATacgaaataaaaaatatgcaGTTCTGCCATATTGTCACTATCCTGAAACCAACGTAACATGCAATACTGTTATGACgttgccttttaaaaaaaatcaatatttttaccaaaacactcaagaaaaaaaaaaaggaaaaacgtGTGGCATATTCGTGCCAATCAGTTTCTTTTTGTAATAGATAAATCTGTAACAGCATCAACAAGAAGTGTTTAGAAAGATGAACATGTACATGtcattgtttttaaaactattcTCAAgggaaaaaatttcaaaataatgttaTGTATTTACATTCCTTAAAAATTCATACCATGTAGCTATTGTCAtgagaaaaaatatatcaatgataccttaaataaaggcaacagtagtataccgctgttcaaaactcataaatccatggacaaaaaacaaaatcggggtaacaaactaaaacccagggaaacgcattaaatataagaggagaacaacgacataacaccgaaacgtaacacacacagaaacggaccaagcatcagacaaaacaccacgagaataacaaatataacatgaaaaccaaatacatgaatttgggatagacaagtaccgtgccacgtcttatctcaatttatCAAAATACCTTAACCAGgctttatccaccattttctacatttgaaaatgcctgtacctagtcaggaatatgacagtttttgtccattcgttttttatgtgttttgatatttgattttgccatgtgattatggactttccgattagattttcctctaagttcagtatttttgtgaatttacgtTTTGCTTATAGTTAAGTACGCCTACAAAACACTTATCACCTTTAGGTCAAATGGTTCTTCAACTATTTGGGAAGTCATAATTCATATATCATCCCTTTTCAAAttttcggctttgagcgttcctgatgcgGTTAAATTCAGATTCCAGAAATGCGCTACGGAcgtgttgttttcagtttttatcaattgtttataTATCAAAACAGTTGGAAATGATTGAAGAGACCAAACATTCCAAATAGTGTGGACAACTATTGGCGATATAAACTGCGCAGTCAGGACAAGGTTAGTATCCCTATTCTAATGGGGAATACAATAACTGCGCCATTAAATTACGttgatttgatttataaaatttcaGGTAATAACATAATGCCTAGGcattagcttattgcctaggatttaagcttaatgcctaatttcagtTATTGATGCTCAAATATATATTCATACTATATTACTTACGTGCAAAGTGACAATGACTGGTTCGTTTTTACGTTTGTCGACATTTCTGTTGTACAACTTGATATAGCTGATTTAAGTGTGGCATTCGATAATAAACAATCAACTGCATCTACCATGCCtacaaaaaggtaaaatcacaaaaaactgaGCTCCGATGAAATGGTAAAACGGAAAGTTTTTGAATttgcttttttgtgcttctttgttaaatatttctttgtttgtGTTCTGACTGAGATTGTGACATGGTGACAATTTTACCTactatgtctgttttgttcacgcatcgttgtcaatataatggaatttgatgcgattgtcatacaagtgagaggtttggcgctattgaaccaggttcaatccatcattttctacttaagaaaatgcctgtaccaagtcaagaatactACAGTTGTTGTCcgttagtttgatgtgttttatcttttgatttttcaatttgattagggactttccgtttttaattttcctcggagtttaatatttttgtgattttactttttccctaATAGAATGACAAAATGAAAAGATCAAACACTTCAAAAgaacggacaacaactgtcatatttctgaattCGAATATTTTCTTATGTGGAAATTATTATTAACATTTGAAATCAACTTCTTGCACATTATACTCATTGTATGTAACTGTAAGTTTATTTGGTAGATTTCAAAAATAATCTTAAGAGGCAGCCAATGTTTTAATTGCAAGAACCTTCATTCCTTGTTGAGGTTAATAATTGACAATAGAacaagtttttttgtgtttttatgattttgcaaggtttataaataaaggcgactgtagtataccgctgtttggaagtcataaatcgtttgagagaaaacaaatccgggttaaaaattaaaacctaggaaaacacatcaactattaggtgaaaacaacgaaacaacagaaacaacgaagtgcaaaaaaaaaaacgacaatgcaacacacagaaaCGGAATATAAGATAACAACCGCCATTTTCCTGACTGGGTACAGaacatttttttagaataatGATGGGTTAAACCTGATTTTGGTGGCTAGCCAAAAcccgcgcttttatggcaatgttaatatAACACTAAATTGtcaacattacatgacaagactacagtataaataaatgcaagaacatacAGCAGTTTTTAGAACAGTTTAGTTTCGATTTTTCTTGTAGACATGCATAACAGCTCACTGTATAAGCATGACTATTTATATTGAAGGCTGTTGAAGAGTCCAAAATTCACATTGAACTAAATTCATATTTTAGTTGAATGATACCTTATTTACTCAACTCTGCATTATGGGTGAAATGCTGACATGAACAGTTTTCTTTGAACGGTGAAGTAACTTATAACTAATTCATCTATACGTAGTTGCACACTGATCATCAATTAATCATGTGATTAACAGATATGCTATTGATTTAAAAAACTAATTACTAACATTGACATTTATAAACAATGATATTATTAACATCCCTTCTAAATTGTAAACATTGTAATTTCTGATCTTTCTGATTATTAATAAATGCTGCATATGCTTACTATGCAATGTATTAATTAAGGGATTATTATTGAACACTGTGATTCCTGACTTTGTAATCTTATGAAATGCAAACACTCACTTGTTATTTAATGAGACGTATCTTAGTATACAGAAGGTTAACGatactacaaaacaaataaagtcTGCTTCTTAATTTGATTTTCCCTCGATATTATCACAGATGGGAGACCATGATCTACtgaatttgaattttttgtcattttaatgttatatgtaacattggcattaaaacgggaggtttggcatgccacaaaaccaggttcaacccaccattttgttctttaaaaaatgtcctgtaccaagtcaggtatatggccattgatatattatagatcgtttctgtgtgtgtgacattttaatgttgtgttctgtcgtttgtttcctcttatctgtatctgtatcgttACGTCGAAGGTACCAATACTGGCTTTTACTCGACGGGAGtctgaattcacattactataagacgtgtcacagtacttttctatcccaaattattgtatttagttttgatgttatatttgttattctcgtcggATTTTGTTTAAtacttagttcgtttctgtgtgtgtaacatttgattgttgtgtcgttgttccgctcttatatttgatgcgtttccctcggttttagtttgtaacccttcgtttggttttttttctatcgatttatgagtttcgaacagcggtactacttttgcctttatctATAGGAAACGTgatgatttcaattttccaaTGGTGAATTTTCTATTCGTCAGCATTAACATACATTCTGCGCCTGTGTCATGTACAATCTTCATTATAACGTTACTCTCGTGCATGATACGGACTTCATTGAGACGGGTTGTACGCAAATAACTGCAACCGAGTTATGAAAATAAACCATATGAAATCAACTCTACGTTTTGAGTTAACATTCACAAATTGGATGATAGAAACGATATGTATGTGTCTCAACGTACAAGGAGCAAGTTTTCGCGGTCTTTGATCTTCTGATACTAATATAAGAACAGCCGAATACTAATAGTATATTTAGTTTTACAAACTCCTCCCTATTTCTTTTGTGAGATTTTGACTGAATTTGAATGCGCACGCATGTTAAGTCTACAGAAGACTATAAACCTGTCGACGCAACAGACCTTGCCCAATTTTGGATGTCATGTGTGGCACAGTGATAAGGACATAACTTTGAGTGTCACTAACATGTCTCTAAGATGTAACATAACTGCTTATTGCCATTGATTTGGAAGCAATGCATTAAAGTTGGTTTGCTTAAAAGATGGTTAACTATTGCaggttgtgacttggatggaaagtagtctcattggctttcatacgacatcttcttatattaaattaaagaccccaacaaatttaattaaaaattgttgtattgttttacattgccactTCAGCGGGAGGTTTAATCTAGCCATAAAACCGtattcaggaatatggcagttgatcTCAAACAGTCCGTTCTATGTATGTTAAGTTGACGCTTTTTTTCACTTCAATGTggctgttgttccgttgttttcctctgataGCTTAGGTGTTTAAGTTTGCAACCCGAattgttttttctctcaatcaattactgacttttgaacagcgataaactactgttgcttttatttaatatatttgatattacCATTGATTTGTGAACACTGCAATTTCCCAAGCGCATCCCGTTTTTCCTGCGAGACAGACAAGTCGGCCTCAAATTCACCAATCAGATACTGACATGATGTTATAAGTAAATCGTGGTCATTAATTTGACAGCTTCGGTAATAAATCAAGTTGCTacaattgaaaattaatcatGGCTTAAACATTGCCGAAAATTATCATC
It contains:
- the LOC139501675 gene encoding uncharacterized protein, yielding MDRRSRITIIVVVFMITNTTAEQGCREVVDCIESYGAVTSLPFVPDYENFNRNTYKLFLQTLCNNLIYYRSCQINDHDLLITSCQYLIGEFEADLSVSQEKRDALGKLQCSQINGMVDAVDCLLSNATLKSAISSCTTEMSTNVKTNQSLSLCTIVTVWHDCMLVAVQGTCTSLARQYWEDVTEEYTDAFCSESKSKSKASHVTCYLLTIVLVLFSTILQRLINVCI